In Musa acuminata AAA Group cultivar baxijiao chromosome BXJ2-10, Cavendish_Baxijiao_AAA, whole genome shotgun sequence, a genomic segment contains:
- the LOC135624245 gene encoding arabinogalactan protein 41-like encodes MASSRSWVGLALVAFVAIFLGILLPAAQAQAPAPAPAPAPTSDGTSIDQGVAYALMMVALAVTYLIHAADASSTWGLF; translated from the exons ATGGCTTCTTCTCGTTCTTGGGTGGGTCTCGCTTTGGTGGCCTTCGTGGCTATCTTTCTCGGCATCCTCCTCCCCGCCGCACAAGCCCAGGCTCCAGCTCCGGCTCCGGCTCCGGCCCCCACGAGCGATG GAACGTCGATCGACCAAGGCGTTGCCTACGCGCTGATGATGGTGGCGTTGGCCGTCACCTACCTGATTCATGCTGCGGATGCATCCTCCACATGGGGGCTCTTCTAA